In Diadema setosum chromosome 19, eeDiaSeto1, whole genome shotgun sequence, a genomic segment contains:
- the LOC140243027 gene encoding frizzled-9-like: MKSVDMATLCVSFRVVLLGIFCFGSSFAAGLQHSGSHGHCERITIEFCQGIGYNLTRMPNLFGHLTQSEAAPSIHEFHPLVVVGCAEHLRLFLCSMYAPMCSEHIDVPIPSCQSMCEDVRRKCEPVMTRFSFSWPESMNCDRLPRGKDLCMVAPNTADTGNPLPTKMYDSDIDSGHNGGTNVDEPGSPNSDGQRPTNTTGSQPTCTNPQKFVFVPQTNSCAPRCDVDVYFQQSDKDFTKMWIGVWAILCFVCTAITVLTFLIDRARFRYPERPIIFLSMCYNLYSLAFIVRLIVGPRAIACEKTLSGVPYLIQEGLDSTGCTIIFLTQYYFFMASSIWWVILTLTWFLAAGMKWGYEAIAAYSSYYHVAAWALPAVKSIIALLKRRLDGDELTGMCFIGNHDRDALTYFVLVPLFVYFAIGTLFILAGFFYLFRIRKVMKNGGTNIDKLERLMVRIGIFSVLYTVPATAVIACYFYQRSNMDYWRHLAELTPCRVLPGAEGSEDPQGGGCAPMEFSIPSVPVLSVKLFMLLVVGITSGMWIWSSKTVQSWQKWFSGCALLSPGQKSSLQPSQHHHHHHHHPQQPPLQQANGGTPNKSSRPTTPRVKYPTINGNNRSTGVIYSSVNTGSAIV; this comes from the coding sequence ATGAAATCAGTTGATATGGCAACCTTGTGCGTCTCGTTCCGAGTCGTGCTCCTGGGAATCTTCTGCTTTGGCAGCAGCTTTGCCGCTGGTCTACAACACAGCGGCTCCCACGGCCACTGCGAACGAATAACGATTGAATTCTGCCAAGGAATCGGCTACAACCTCACCAGGATGCCCAATTTGTTTGGCCATTTGACGCAGAGCGAGGCCGCCCCGAGCATCCACGAGTTCCATCCCCTGGTCGTCGTCGGGTGCGCCGAGCATCTCAGGTTATTTCTGTGCTCGATGTATGCGCCGATGTGTTCGGAGCACATCGACGTCCCTATCCCGTCATGTCAAAGTATGTGTGAGGACGTGAGACGGAAGTGTGAGCCAGTAATGACCAGGTTTAGCTTTAGCTGGCCCGAGAGTATGAACTGCGACAGGCTGCCCCGAGGCAAAGATCTTTGCATGGTAGCTCCCAACACGGCAGACACCGGAAATCCACTGCCCACAAAGATGTATGATTCCGACATCGACAGTGGACACAACGGCGGAACAAACGTCGACGAGCCGGGGTCGCCGAACAGCGATGGGCAGAGACCGACGAATACGACGGGTTCGCAGCCGACGTGTACTAATCCGCAGAAATTCGTATTCGTACCGCAGACGAACTCGTGCGCGCCTCGATGTGACGTCGATGTTTACTTCCAGCAGTCCGACAAGGATTTTACCAAGATGTGGATTGGTGTGTGGGCTATCCTTTGTTTCGTGTGCACCGCCATCACCGTTCTCACGTTCCTCATCGACCGAGCTCGATTTCGATACCCTGAAAGACCAATCATCTTCCTATCCATGTGCTATAATCTTTATTCTCTGGCTTTCATCGTCCGCCTCATTGTCGGCCCACGAGCAATTGCATGTGAGAAGACTCTGAGCGGTGTCCCGTACCTCATTCAAGAGGGTCTCGACAGCACGGGCTgtaccatcatatttcttacacAGTATTATTTCTTCATGGCAAGTTCGATCTGGTGGGTAATTCTGACGTTGACATGGTTTTTGGCAGCGGGAATGAAGTGGGGTTACGAAGCCATTGCGGCATACAGCAGCTATTATCACGTCGCTGCCTGGGCGTTACCTGCAGTGAAATCAATCATAGCTCTCTTAAAACGCCGCTTAGACGGGGACGAACTCACGGGAATGTGCTTTATCGGGAATCATGATCGGGACGCCTTAACTTATTTCGTTCTGGTGCCGCTTTTTGTGTATTTCGCCATTGGAACCCTGTTTATCTTGGCTGGCTTCTTTTACTTGTTCAGGATTCGTAAAGTgatgaaaaatggagggacaAACATTGACAAGTTGGAGCGGCTCATGGTGCGGATCGGGATTTTTTCCGTGCTTTACACCGTTCCCGCCACGGCCGTGATCGCCTGCTATTTCTATCAGAGATCTAACATGGATTATTGGCGGCATTTGGCGGAACTCACGCCCTGTAGGGTGCTACCAGGCGCGGAGGGGTCTGAGGATCCCCAGGGGGGTGGGTGTGCCCCCATGGAGTTTTCGATTCCATCAGTTCCCGTGCTCTCTGTCAAACTCTTCATGCTTCTCGTCGTTGGTATTACGAGTGGAATGTGGATCTGGAGTTCGAAAACCGTGCAATCGTGGCAAAAGTGGTTCAGTGGGTGCGCCCTCCTCTCACCGGGTCAGAAGTCGTCGCTCCAGCCGTCccaacatcatcaccaccaccatcatcatccacAACAACCTCCGCTCCAGCAAGCCAATGGTGGTACGCCGAACAAAAGCAGCAGGCCTACAACGCCCCGGGTGAAGTACCCAACAATAAACGGCAACAACAGAAGCACCGGTGTCATTTACAGTTCTGTGAACACTGGAAGTGCCATTGTTTGA